The genomic interval CTCGATCTCGCCCAGCACCATCTCGTAGAGCTCGGAGGGGTCGTGGCCGTTCAGGTCCGCGAAATAGCGGCGCAGGTTCTTCTCGGCATGCTCCCGCAGCGAATGGGTCGGGGAGGCATGGGCCGCGTGGGCCCCGCTGCCATCCACCACTTCCAGGTTGACCCGCTGCGCCCCTGTCTTGTTCATGCCGCCAA from Gammaproteobacteria bacterium carries:
- the fis gene encoding DNA-binding transcriptional regulator Fis; translated protein: MNKTGAQRVNLEVVDGSGAHAAHASPTHSLREHAEKNLRRYFADLNGHDPSELYEMVLGEIEQPLLLTLMEYTRGNQSRAAAILGLNRSTLRKKLRKYKINS